The genomic interval tctccttttatttaaaattctgtgcTCAGTAGAGGATTGAAGTCTCCTTCCTGTTTGCTGATTATGTAGTCAGGTGTTTAAGTAATTTAGCATCTCATTTTCTCAGTGTTCTTTGCAGATTGTACCATTTTAGATATAAGGGTAATATTTGTAAGATATGTTTTTcagtagtttgatttttttttaaattatagttccATTTTGCTTTTATGTATGGAAAGCTTTTTGTAactttttgctttcacttctctgtcTTAGAAAAGTCCCATTTATATCATCCTGGTGGGAGGCTGGTCCTTTTCACTGTATCTCATtcaactagtttttaaaaatttacaagagATCTGGAGATGTTACTGGCAGTATCTTTTAAGTAAGTGttattggttttgctttttttccccatatGTTTATAGGCTATTTTAGTTAATTTGatcatgaaattaattttaggaGTTTTAATAGTCCATGCCATTTTCTTAACTTATTGCTAACCTCTCTACAGTTGTTACTTTCTCTTAAATTAAAATGGTATTGCTAGgaagacttttatttatgttGTTAAGTACACCATTCTTTACATAATAGGCATCTTTCTAAAAAATTTGTAAATTggctttattaatatataattgtcTTTCAAATACACTTGAGGACCCTAAGAAATTACTGAAAatgccaggcggtggcacagtggatagagcgtcagactgggatgcagaggacccaggttcaaaaccccaaggtccctggcttgagcgctgactcatccagcttgagcgtgggctcaccaccttgagcacggggttgctggcttgagtgtgagatcctagacatgaccccatggtcgctggcttgagccaaggtcgctggcttgagcaagtggtcactcggtctgctgtagcccccccagtcaaggcacatatgagaaagcaatcaatgaacaactaaggatccgcagtgaggaattgatgcttctcatctttcccttcctgtctgtctgtttgtatctgactctctctgactctccctgtctctgtcaaaaaaaaaaaaaaaaaaaaaaaaaaagcaaagaaataactgaaataacTTTGCAGTGAATCTGATCTATAAAGCAAGAAGCCTTTGTACACAGAGTAACCCTTAATTTACCTTTGAGAGGTGATTAATCAGGATTTCCACATATTGGTTCTTTTAAACAGACTTTTCTGGAGCTGTTCAACATGTAGCAATGCTCCATTTGGCCCAAATAAATTTGGGACAAAAGAAAGGATATAAACTTAAAGAGATAAATATATCTGAATAATGAAAAAAGTATGACTGAGTAAAGATCTTGTCCATTTTCCTGGTTCAATCAGTGCTATATAGTGAATTTATTGCTGCTTCCTacacaaattattttactaattataGATGAGAATGTCTTCTGATAACTCTTCTTATAGGCTATGTCCTAGCAGTTGGATTCATGAGTTTTGCAGTCTGTTACAAGTATGGGCCCTTGGAGAACGAACGAAGTATCAACCTGCTGACCTGGACCTTGCAGCTGGTGGGCCTGTGTTTCATGTATTCTGGTATCCAGATACCACACATTGCCCTTGCCATTATCATCATTGCGCTGTGTACTAAGAACATGGAGTACCCTATTCGGTGGCTGTACATCACCTACAGGTGACTGAAGGGCAATGTAACTGTTGAAATGTGCATGGTGTGATGCAGTTGCAGCAAAAGGATACAGAGGTGTTGATCTGGGAGCCTCTTGCTAATgaaaatttattgtattattgtttctgatttttccttTGTAAGTGTCTGTCTTTAGACTATaggcatttttataattttattttagtcttctGTTCTATATTCTAGtgttctattttatataaaataaaagcatccaCTAAAGTGTCATGTGTTCTTGTTACCACTAGGTGGTGCAAAgtatattacctttttttttaaagtgagtcaGGGTgacgggaggcagagaaatagactcccgcatgcagccttactgggatccacccagcaactcccattgGGCTGCTGCTCAGTTGCTCAGAGCTACcctattttcccatgtataagacgcaaccTTTTCCGAAAAATTTAGGGTCAAAAAACTGGGTGTggcttatacagtggttgtagatttttttacgtgcatttctcactttttccgtgcttgtttttgtgcttattgttgaagacagtgattcgtcatcagacacagatgaggataagctaatggatggaagttttgatagtgatgaggagttgtatgaattttatgataaataaaacttgagtttaattactttatgtaatacatttttttcaaattttgggcccccaaattaaggtgcatcttatacatgggagcgtcttatacatggggaaatatggtattttagcacctaaggcagggccatggaaccatcctcagtgccagggccaacttgctctaaccattcaagccatggctgcaggaaaggaagggagagaaagggaggaggggaaggggtagagaagcagatggttgcttctcttgtgtgctttgaccagaaatcaaacccaagacatccatacgccaggctgctgctctattgctgagccaactggccagggcttttttttgaaaaatttttaaaatttttatttagtatattatttttatatcaaatgcCTCTGGTCACCTAGTTTCAGATTATTTTACATTGGCTCTCTGATTGGTCTGGGAGTTCTAgtcttaaaatgtaattcataGCATGTTATCACCTTGCATAGTGGATCTGAAATGGTCTGAGGTTCTCAATGATTCTATTATAGATAGGATAACCAAGTTAATGGACCACAATCTTATACcgtaatttttttgtcattttctcaatttttaggAAATAAATACTTTATCCTATATTGGAAAATAAGTGAATTTATTCACATTAGTGAATAATGACTGTTCTGACTTGTCACTCATAGTGTGACATGTCAAGagtacattataattaaaaatatctgtgGAAGAAAGGAGACATAACTCTTAAAGTTCGGGCTTTCTGCTGTATGTTTGGCCCACTGAAGGGAGCTGGACATAAGGGTGCATGTAGATTACTGATTAATGATTCATGGTGTTATTTTGGTGAGCACAGAAAGATGTATAAGGCAACAGAAAAGGCTGCCCCGCCTCCTCTCCTGACAGAAGAAGAGTATCGGATACAAGGAGAAGTGGAGACCCAAAAGGCTTTAGAGGAGCTTCGACAATTTTGTAACAGTCCAGACTGCTCTGCTTGGAAGACTGTTTCTCGAATCCGGTCTCCAAAGAGGTAAACTCTTGGCCAAATATGCCAAGCATCTGTCAGGGTAAttgtgaccttgagtttcaaCAGAGATCATACTTCTAGGTAATCATTTTGTATTTgtacctttattttccttttcatctgGTAGTCAAGAGAAAGGTATGTATGTCATATGTTAAGCAGTAGCCTGTTTCTTTTGGTTCCTCAAGGAGCTGTCTACTCTAGCTTTGATTTTAGCATTGACATTGGAAAACCTCAGTACCATATTGTTTCCCCTCTGCTAGTATTGCATTGCATTGCATtgagggtgttttgtttgtttgtttgcaggaGTGGAGGGGGgatttttcccccccttttattTGGGAGCAACTATATCAATGAGTGAATTCAATTTGGAATTCTAATGGTATCAAGTTTATAGGACTATAAACATGAATGAATGTGTAATGATCCTTAATCTTTTCTTATCAGGATTACAGGTGACTAAAAGAACCTTGGCACTTTCATTACTAAAAAGGATAGGCTAGTGCTTATTAAGCAGGATGGGGTTCCAGGGGATGTTGGCCTATGACCCCagcttcctttcttccttgtttttcttgCTGTAGTCTACTTAACTGCCAGAGTAAAGGCAGGGAGGTTGTCTAGACTCAATATAATTTgagctttattcttattttgaagtaaaaccAGAAAGGACAGAAAGTTTCTAATGAATATTATCTTCTCTTTTCCAGATTTGCTGACTTTGTGGAAGGCTCTTTTCACCTCACACCAAATGAAGTTTCTGTCTATGAGCAGGAATATGGATTAGGGAGCATTATGGCCCAGGATGAACTCTATGAAGAAACATCCTCTGCGGAGGAGGAGGACTCAGGTTCTCGGTACCCTGCTATCACACAAAACAACTGTTTGACTTAGGTGACGGTCAGTTATTTTTATGTGGACTGGGTTGGTACCTTGATGAGCCATGTTGCACTTGTTATGCAGTTGCTTCTCAACTCTTTGAAACAGAGTGAGATAGTGCAGAAATTCTCTCACTGAAATTAAAGGCCTAAGTAGGCCTCCTTCTGGAAATGGTCTTGGTGGTGGGTCTCTGTGGGATCCCCGAGGAATGAGAGTGGAAAAAGAAGTGAATGCTTCCCATTGGTTAAGCTATCAGCTCACCCTTTATGTTTCCAGAGAAACTGGATGAGCACTGCTAGCACAACATTCTAGCTCCTCTTTGAAAGTTGGTTCAGTCATGGCATTTCTGCTCCTGTGACTGGCACTCAGAAATGAGAATATTATTTGGACTGTATCTTCCAGAGAGAAATCCACAAATCTGAGCCTCCTTCGcttctgcttttatttcagtGGCTTTAGAATAATCCTTGTAAATGgatttttatttgtcttattttttaaatgaatatatgtaACTTTAATTTCTTAATATGTAAGAAACTCGAGTTGTTTGAGAACCAGCAAGTGCTCCAGAGTGACAAGCCCCAGAGGCCCTACATATTTATTAATATGGATTATCCATTAAAGCCCCAGAAGCTGTTGTGTTGAGCTTTGAATTAGTTCTCATACATATGATGTTCTAAGTCCTGCCTGCTTTAAGAATATGCCTGTAGGATCTTCTGTAGGGAAGGTCCATTGGGATTCTTATTATATTCAACTCTCAATTccaccttaaaaataaatttgtgttcttCCTATCCCATTCCTCCTAACTCCCTTTGCCCTTTTATGAAGGGTCTATTCCCATACTTGTGAAGTATGTACAATTCATAGTTTGTTTCATTTCTTATATTCTCTTCCCCTTGGCTTTTAGCATTATTCCTGCTATTTAGAagttatcttggccctggccggttggctcagcggtagagcgtcggcctagcgtgcggaggacccgggatcgattcccggccagggcacacaggagaagcgcccatttgcttctccacccctccgccgcgctttcctctctgtctctctcttcccctcccgcagctaaggctccattggagcaaagatggcccgggcgctggggatggctctgtggcctctgcctcaggcgctagagtggctctggtcgcaacatggcgacgccccggaggggcagagcatcgccccctggtgggcagagcgttgccccatggtgggcgtgccaggtggatcccggtcgggcgcatgcaggagtctgtctgactgtctctccctgtttccagcttcagaaaaatgaaaaaaaaaaaaaaaaaaaaaaaaatagaagttatcttgcctgacctgtggtggttcagtgataaagtgttgacctggaacgcttaggtcgctagttcaaaaccctgggcttgcctggtcaaggcacatatgggagttaatgcttcctgctcttcccccctttctctaactctttctctcccttctctaaaatgaataagtaaaagaattaaaaaaaaaaagaagtgatcttATTTAGGGAATTTAAATGGTTTTCACGGTTTCTCCAATTTTCTTGTCTTTGAGTTGCTGCAGAATCAAGaaattctcctttttctttctttgtctacccatccttcctatttctttctgttttccttacTACCCATACCCTTCCCCCATGAAGTCTGGCTAATTATGTAAGCCCtgaaactgatgtttctttttttttttttttttagtgaaagagagagggacagacacacaggaaggaagagagatgagaagcattaattttttgttgcagctccttagttgctcattgattgctttcttatatgtgccttgatgggggtggggggctccagcagagcaagtgaccccttgctcaagccagtgaccttaggcttcaagccagcgacctttgggctcaaaccagcaactgtagggtcatatctatggttCCACACTCAAGCGAGCAACCCCACtcccaagctggtaagcctgtgctcaagccagatgagcccatgctcaagccagtggccttggggtttcgaacctgggtcctctgtgtcctagtctgacatCCAATCCACTGTgtcacactgcctggtcaggcatgacatttctttctttctttttttttttttttttttgtatttttctgaagctggaaacggggagagacagtcagacagactcctgcatgcgcccgaccgggatccacctggcacgcccaccaggggcgacgctctgcccaccagggggcgatgctctgcccatccggggtgtcactctgttgtgaccagagccactctagtgcctggggcagaggccaagaagccatccccagcgcccgggccatctttgctccaatggagcctcggctgtgagaggggaagagagagacagagaggaaggagagggggaggggtggagaagcagatgggcgcttctcctgtgtgccctggccgggaattgaacccgggacttctgcacaccaggccgacattctaccactgagccaaccggccagggccaacatttctTGATACATTTaagtcagaggtccccaaactttttacacagggggccagttcactgtccctcagaccattggagggctgcactataaaaaaaaaactatgaacaaatccctatgcacactgcacatatcttattttaaagtaaaaaaacaaaatgggaacaaatacaatatttaaaataaagaacaagtaaatttaaatcaacaaactgaccagtatttcaatgggcctgcttttggctaatgagatggtcaatgtgctcctctcactgaccaccaatgaaagaggtgccccttccggaagtgcagtgggggccggataaatggcctcaaggggccgcatgagGACCgcagggccatagtttggggacccctgatttaggttGTAACTATATAGTTGTGGCGGTTTACATTACTAGGAAATAGACCTCCAGGCAATTTTCATGCTTCTAGATACTTATTCAACCATCAGGATCAAACACATATCTCCATGaatttagtatatatttattttgaattcaatTTCTGAACAGAGATTCACACTGCTTTTTATTATAGTGGCATTAGTTTAGATTCTTTTGCCATTGGAAAGTACCCTTGTAAACCAGCAATGCCATTTATGAGGGAGCAAATTTCCAAGTCTGTCATTAACTGATTCTCTTTCTGATCTTCACCTTCTTACCttgaaaaaaaactgtaattacTCTAGCAGAAGATAGACACTGATGGTAAGAGCACAGCATTAGACTTACTGGAGTGCCATGATCATAGAGATGATTTTCTTAAAAGTCTTAATGACTCCTTCAGACCAGCCATTTCACAGATAACTTTGGAAGGCCCTGGACTCCATTAATGATTTCCAAAATGTCAGTTCTGCGACTCCCCTCCAGGTGGCCAGTTGATTATTTTTAGCAGGGCTTCCAGTAGCTTTAAACTGCCCTTAAGTGACAACTACCTACCTCAGTTGGCAGCAAATGAAATATAGTGGAAAGTGAAAGTTAAGCAGTTTTTTGGCATATGCTGTGGGTTAAAGTTGGATAGTAAAGGAGCTTTATATTGGGAAACCTCTATGCCTTTGTGAGTTATATATGTGGTAAAATGTTATCCCTCTACAAAGAACTGTTAAGGCCTCTGGAATGTACTACTTTTGTACTCATTTATAGAAATTGAGACCTAGGACATTTAAATAAAGTCGATTTGAAATAGTAAAGGGATGGTGGTAGCTTGCCGCCAGGGTGACTTTTCCTgactcatgtcttttttttttatgtttttgtttgtttttttattgattttagagaaagaggaaaggagacaaacattgatttattgttttacttatttatgcattcattggttgattcttgtgtgtgccctgattggagggatcgaacccgcaaccttggtgtgtggggatgatgctctaaccagctgagctacacGGCCAGAGCCTGACTCACGTCTTTTATTTCAGTGAGAAAGCACTGCGAGTTagggaaatatttttctccttttatatttAGTAAACTCCTTGCAAAATAAAGTTTCCATCTCAAGACCATTTCCCCCCCCACTGTGTTTGAATTTGGGGTGAGTAAAATGAAACTTAGTTTATTTTCTGTGGGTTAATTGGACATTGAGCTGCAGGCAGTGGAGATGACAATGGGTTCTGCAGTGTGAGAGCTGCTCTCAGTGATGGACCGTGCCTCTGCTGTTCTATGTCCTTGCCCTGCCTGCCTGTGTGGCTCTGCCTCACACACTGAGAGCCTCTGTGTGCCCGGAGGTCATTTAATTTAGAAGCTGCTCTTGTCTCCCTTTTGGCCACTTAGTTTACTGGCTTAGTCACTACTTGAAGCctacatttaattttctctggCAGTTTTGGCTCTTAAAATTTCAGCATAGTCTCATCTCTCAGACTGACTTCATCAAGAAGGATTAAAGGAATAACTATAGAGTGAGCTGGACATTGGAGCCATGTCTGCTGCCATGTCAGCTCCTTGTTCTGCAAAAATCCAGCCGTAAATTGGCCTTAGGGCCCAGGGACTCATCAGCATCGGAAATCTATTACCTCTAATCGGCCTAAATTGTATAGAGCGTATCTCTCATTAATGGAAATACAAGAGCTAGCTggcctaaaatatttaccctTCACTTTACCATTCAGATTGCTTTCTTGAGACCAATGaccaaatataagaaaaatttggCAACCTTGATATCTTCCAACAAGAAGTTTCTATCAGCCACTTCGTCTCAACAAAACTAGTTTATTTCTTCCcaaattcattaatttta from Saccopteryx leptura isolate mSacLep1 chromosome 2, mSacLep1_pri_phased_curated, whole genome shotgun sequence carries:
- the NEMP1 gene encoding nuclear envelope integral membrane protein 1 gives rise to the protein MAGGMKVAVSPAVGALPWGWGAGSSGAVRLLLVLSGCLVCRSAKIDLKVSMLQESRVYKMDTRQQFCYENVLIPKWHDIWTRIQIRVNSSKLVRVTQVENEEKLKELEQFSIWNFFSSFLKEKLNDTYVNVGLYSTKTCLKVEIIEENTEYSITVTRRFDPKLFLIFLLGLMLFYCGDLLSRSQIFYYSTGMSVGIVASLLIIIFMLYKLMPKKSPIYIILVGGWSFSLYLIQLVFKNLQEIWRCYWQYLLSYVLAVGFMSFAVCYKYGPLENERSINLLTWTLQLVGLCFMYSGIQIPHIALAIIIIALCTKNMEYPIRWLYITYRKMYKATEKAAPPPLLTEEEYRIQGEVETQKALEELRQFCNSPDCSAWKTVSRIRSPKRFADFVEGSFHLTPNEVSVYEQEYGLGSIMAQDELYEETSSAEEEDSGSRYPAITQNNCLT